Proteins from one Scylla paramamosain isolate STU-SP2022 chromosome 3, ASM3559412v1, whole genome shotgun sequence genomic window:
- the LOC135094843 gene encoding uncharacterized protein LOC135094843, translated as MKPLTVLVLVSSLLVASISGRYIGDRPGGEGDTHVKEELCEENPTDERCNSGGGSGDGIGGGDGDGNTGGGSGDGIGGGDGDGNTGGGSGDGIGGGGDDGSTGGGGSGDGIGGGRRGEMLEL; from the exons aAACCTCTCACGGTCCTGGTTCTTGTGTCATCGCTGCTGGTGGCGTCCATCAGCGGGAGGTACatcggag ACAGACCAGGCGGCGAGGGAGACACACACGTGAAAGAAGAACTGTGTGAAGAAAACCCCACAGATGAGCGCTGTAATTCGGGCGGAGGGTCTGGGGACGGAATAGGAGGTGGTGACGGAGACGGGAACACAGGAGGAGGCTCGGGTGATGGCATCGGTGGAGGTGACGGGGATGGAAATACCGGTGGAGGGTCTGGTGATGGCATAGGTGGAGGCGGCGATGATGGAAGCACCGGTGGAGGAGGATCGGGGGATGGAATTGGTGGAGGAAGACGTGGAGAGATGCTGGAACTTTAA